In Debaryomyces hansenii CBS767 chromosome B complete sequence, one genomic interval encodes:
- a CDS encoding DEHA2B02134p (similar to CA4330|IPF2087 Candida albicans IPF2087): MSEIKHLDQARIAVLNRNDSEFNVPQIRNGNMSRKSIEIVNRGSNTSHPEITSRESTNNVLIQLTNNRDPTLEPLPQQVNAGRQIMTSKNPPGNLYRIIITCCWSAAGGWSDATPGAILPFIEDYYGITYAVVSLIWMANAAGFILIAMLSHKIQPWLGKRYSLVTSCICSCIMYALVSSGTHFPLVVIGFFFGGMGIAIGLSQSNIFFTRMYDSSKYLSFLHGSYGLGATLSPLIATAMVNTGVKWHYFYLITLGFMLFNGVNFYFSFKGADEDLKLWDTDESNETPKNDDPHNRQHQSDDSQQVEEAIGLQELTREGSNVQNVLSKDKQSSHSADMLLALQNYRTWLLALFVLFYQGAEVSLAGWVVTFLLDYRHGSSSVGYVASGFWGGLTLGRLLLTKPLQKILGARRAVILLSLVSICLVLLGWLLPNAIAEGVFISLAGVTIGPNYPLQIGLTAKLIPRKIQVISLTIITAFGSSGGAIFPFIVGLISQSAGTYVVMPVFIALYCCMLGLWIALPNIERPIELTSNTNKWTKIWRRIW; encoded by the coding sequence ATGTCAGAGATAAAGCATTTGGATCAAGCACGGATTGCAGTGCTTAACAGGAATGATTCTGAATTTAATGTACCCCAGATTCGTAATGGAAATATGTCCAGAAAATCCATCGAGATTGTGAATCGTGGTTCGAATACTTCCCATCCTGAAATTACCTCTAGAGAATCTACCAATAATGTGTTAATCCAATTAACTAATAATAGAGACCCAACATTAGAACCATTACCTCAACAAGTCAACGCAGGTAGGCAAATAATGACATCTAAAAATCCGCCTGGTAATTTATATCggattattattacatGTTGTTGGTCAGCAGCTGGAGGATGGTCAGATGCTACTCCAGGTGCAATCTTGCCATTTATTGAAGACTACTACGGAATTACATACGCAGTTGTATCATTGATATGGATGGCTAATGCTGCAGGATTCATATTAATAGCTATGCTATCACATAAGATCCAACCATGGTTGGGCAAAAGATATTCATTGGTAACTAGCTGCATTTGTTCGTGTATAATGTATGCTTTAGTTTCTAGTGGAACACATTTTCCGTTAGTTGTGATTGGATTTTTCTTCGGTGGAATGGGGATTGCAATTGGCTTGTCCCAAtctaatatattctttacACGGATGTACGATCTGTCTAAATACTTATCTTTTCTACATGGATCTTATGGGTTAGGTGCAACTCTTTCGCCGTTGATAGCTACAGCGATGGTCAATACCGGTGTTAAATGGCATTATTTCTATCTTATTACATTAGGTTTTATGTTATTCAATGGAGTAAACTTctatttttctttcaaggGCGCAGACGAAGATCTTAAGCTATGGGATACtgatgaatcaaatgaaaCTCCGAAAAATGATGATCCTCATAATCGTCAACATCAATCAGATGATTCACAACAAGTCGAAGAAGCTATTGGGTTGCAAGAGTTGACTAGAGAAGGACTGAATGTCCAAAATGTCCTTAGTAAGGATAAGCAATCATCACATTCTGCGGACATGTTGTTGGCTCTTCAAAACTACAGGACATGGCTTCTTGCATTGTTCGTATTATTTTACCAAGGTGCAGAAGTGTCTTTAGCCGGATGGGTTGTCACTTTCTTATTAGACTACAGACACGGTAGTAGTTCGGTGGGTTACGTCGCATCGGGGTTCTGGGGTGGATTAACCTTGGGTCGTCTTCTATTAACAAAACCGTTGCAAAAGATATTAGGAGCCAGAAGGGCCGTCATACTTTTGTCTCTAGTATCCATCTGCCTTGTACTTCTTGGGTGGTTACTTCCAAATGCTATAGCTGAAGGtgtatttatttctttggcAGGTGTTACGATAGGACCAAACTATCCATTACAAATTGGTCTCACGGCTAAGCTTATACCTAGGAAAATCCAGgttatttcattaacaaTAATTACTGCTTTCGGGTCGTCTGGTGGAGCAATTTTCCCATTCATAGTCGGTTTGATCTCTCAAAGTGCTGGTACCTACGTTGTTATGCCAGTTTTTATTGCATTATATTGTTGTATGCTTGGTCTTTGGATAGCCTTGCCTAATATTGAACGACCTATAGAATTAACTAGTAATACTAATAAGTGGACAAAGATCTGGAGAagaatttggtaa
- a CDS encoding DEHA2B02156p (similar to uniprot|Q08446 Saccharomyces cerevisiae YOR057w SGT1 cochaperone), with amino-acid sequence MVIMAIEQLFTKGDTELKEKDYLSAIATYTAALKEHPKSIQALLKRSTAYRKLNNYENAKKDVSDAFVIAEQKGKRAELGACYFRLGLIYYAERNYKVALKNFEKSVEFDCPEATVESWRNKCEYDLKKNPPADDSENEEDEAISNIESGKNEAKDIQGKPSTNIDVINNQAPLKVKIRDDWYQTNDSVIITIYAKNIKEPELHVQFKPNSVTVSFPSSATSEYNYNLEPLFAEIDPQHSTSRIYSTKLEITLKKKEPRKWSSLEASENIATATVSEPTDKSDTAKTTGLAYPSSSKKSINWSAFKINDDDGDNEKSENEFFAQLYKDTDDDTRRAMMKSYVESNGTVLTTNWEEAQNKKYETSPPEGMVEKRWNHKD; translated from the coding sequence ATGGTTATAATGGCAATTGAACAGCTTTTTACAAAAGGAGATACGGAgttgaaagaaaaggatTACTTAAGTGCAATTGCGACTTATACGGCAGCCTTGAAAGAACACCCAAAATCGATTCAAGCGCTTTTAAAACGGTCAACTGCATATCGGAAATTGAACAACTACGAAAATGCAAAAAAGGATGTCTCTGATGCGTTTGTTATTGCTGAACAGAAGGGCAAACGGGCGGAGCTAGGAGCATGTTACTTTAGATTGGGTCTAATTTATTACGCGGAAAGGAATTACAAAGTTgcattgaaaaatttcgaAAAATCGGTGGAATTTGACTGTCCTGAAGCAACAGTTGAGTCATGGAGAAACAAATGTGAATATGATTTAAAAAAGAACCCCCCGGCCGATGATTCGGAGAACGAGGAAGACGAAGCTATATCGAATATAGAATCAGGTAAGAACGAGGCCAAAGATATCCAAGGAAAGCCATCTACAAACATCGATGTGATCAACAACCAAGCTCCATTAAAAGTTAAAATTAGGGACGACTGGTACCAAACGAACGATTCGGTTATCATAACTATATATGccaaaaatatcaaagaaCCCGAGTTACATGTCCAGTTTAAGCCAAATCTGGTAACTGTATCGTTCCCGAGTTCCGCTACGTCGGAATATAACTACAACCTTGAACCATTATTTGCCGAAATCGACCCACAACATTCTACTTCTCGAATCTATTCTACTAAATTAGAAATCACGttaaaaaagaaagagCCCCGCAAGTGGTCCAGTTTGGAAGCATCGGAAAATATTGCAACAGCTACAGTCTCGGAGCCTACGGACAAGAGTGATACTGCTAAGACTACGGGGTTGGCTTATCCATCTTCTTCGAAAAAATCTATTAACTGGTCCgcattcaaaattaatgaCGACGACGGCGACAACGAAAAATCAGAAAACGAGTTTTTTGCTCAATTATACAAAGATACGGATGATGATACTAGAAGGGCAATGATGAAATCTTACGTCGAGTCAAACGGTACAGTTTTGACTACAAATTGGGAGGAAGCgcaaaataaaaaatatgaaacCAGTCCACCTGAGGGAATGGTTGAAAAGAGGTGGAATCACAAAGATTAA
- a CDS encoding DEHA2B02178p (similar to uniprot|Q05584 Saccharomyces cerevisiae YDR272w GLO2 cytoplasmic glyoxalase II), which translates to MTILRRVSQSLIRNSVRKMHVESIPMRWGTGDNYSYLLIDTPTKNAWLIDPAEPEDVIAYFNKHNPSFELKAIVNTHHHYDHSGGNSDFHLKYPDLPIIAGKDSPQVTYTPSHQEVIDLGDNLSITALHTPCHTQDSICYYVKDSSTKEKAVFTGDTLFISGCGRFFEGSGEEMDKALNSILGKLPKETKVYPGHEYTKSNVKFSKTILNNDAIKKLDKFVNENEFTAGKFTIGDELEFNPFMRLNDPDVQKITGASDSAEVMGKLREMKNNM; encoded by the coding sequence atgaCGATATTAAGAAGAGTAAGTCAATCATTAATTCGTAATTCAGTAAGAAAAATGCATGTCGAATCAATTCCTATGAGATGGGGTACTGGTGATAATTATTCGTACTTATTAATAGATACGCCTACTAAAAATGCTTGGTTGATAGATCCAGCAGAGCCCGAGGATGTAATCGCATATTTCAACAAACATAATCCAAGTTTTGAGTTGAAGGCAATAGTTAATactcatcatcattatgaTCATTCTGGAGGAAATAGTGATTTCCATTTGAAATACCCTGATTTACCAATAATTGCTGGAAAAGATTCTCCACAGGTAACATATACGCCATCGCACCAGGAGGTCATTGACTTGGGGGATAACCTATCAATTACTGCGTTACACACACCGTGCCATACACAAGattcaatttgttattatGTTAAGGATTCGTCGACGAAAGAAAAGGCAGTTTTCACGGGAGATACGTTATTTATCAGTGGATGTGGTAGGTTTTTCGAAGGTTCCGGAGAAGAGATGGATAAGGCTTTGAACTCAATTTTGGGTAAGCTTCCAAAAGAAACAAAGGTTTATCCAGGACATGAGTATACCAAGTCGAACGTCAAATTTTCTAAGactattttgaataatgatgcTATTAAGAAGTTAGACAAGTTTgtaaatgaaaatgaattcaCTGCAGGCAAATTCACGATTGGtgatgaattagaattcAATCCATTTATGAGATTGAATGATCCAGACGTACAGAAGATCACTGGTGCTTCGGATAGCGCGGAAGTTATGGGTAAACTAAGagaaatgaagaataatatGTAA
- a CDS encoding DEHA2B02200p (some similarities with uniprot|P53949 Saccharomyces cerevisiae YNL056w), producing the protein MLPSSNHKPNKSGPSRDIHEMDSGTQLDLLPMIEKNDLSDSIPTNGESSNNTVESGVDYSNLVMKTINPKPSYVPPLNFSLVEDGIYRSGFPMPINYPFLEQLGIKTIIYLGDLGEKKKDEKSKKKNKKNKEEGDKTPKEKEKKDKHGTAEIMDNYKKWIETTDIKFHDLFIKSASEPFTLEEDRTQALETIKTALQLIVNKQNFPILIHSNKGKHRIGVLVGLMRKLLQGWCLSGIFEEYEKFAMGKSEFDLECIELWQPELYVENEWKPDFVRS; encoded by the coding sequence atGTTACCATCGAGCAATCACAAGCCTAATAAACTGGGTCCATCTCGGGATATCCATGAAATGGATTCTGGAACTCAGCTAGACCTTTTACCTATGATCGAGAAAAATGACTTATCCGATAGTATACCAACAAATGGCGAATCCAGTAATAATACAGTGGAATCAGGTGTAGATTATTCGAATTTGGTAATGAAGACAATTAATCCTAAACCTCTGTATGTACCACCTTTGAATTTCTCACTTGTAGAGGATGGTATTTATAGATCGGGATTTCCTATGCCCATAAATTATCCATTTTTAGAACAATTGGGGATAAAAACTATCATATATTTGGGAGATTTGGgagagaagaagaaagatgaaaaactgaagaagaagaataagaagaataagGAAGAAGGAGATAAAACTCCTAAGGAAAAGGAGAAAAAGGACAAGCACGGAACAGCGGAAATAATGGATAATTATAAAAAGTGGATAGAGACAACCgatataaaatttcacGATCTCTTCATAAAGTCAGCTCTGGAGCCGTTTACACTTGAAGAAGACCGTACACAGGCGTTGGAAACGATAAAGACGGCCTTGCAATTGATAGTAAATAAACAAAACTTTCcaatattaattcattcaaataAAGGAAAACATAGAATCGGGGTACTTGTGGGGTTAATGAGAAAGTTATTACAAGGGTGGTGTTTGAGTGGCATTTTTGAGGAATACGAAAAGTTTGCTATGGGCAAATCTGAATTCGATCTAGAATGTATTGAGCTTTGGCAACCAGAACTCTACGTCGAGAACGAATGGAAACCAGATTTTGTGAGAAGCTGA